In Sphingobium sp. B2D3C, a genomic segment contains:
- a CDS encoding queuosine precursor transporter, with protein MTAPAQASSAPIARSLFVLSVFYGGMVCIAGVLGNKQVSLGPLGAIGSALGLGDLAVEAGIFAFLLLVVVSSAVAELHGRAVANRLVLLGFIPLIVSILLSVVVLALPAAHEMAPERQAAFAMIMSGTPRIWAGGIVAYGISQILNVTIFAALKGQAGSRLLWLRAGTASVLSQIVDTLLFVTIAFYGVFPIGALLVGQMLAKVLLSALLVPPVIYAFVALGRRLDR; from the coding sequence ATGACCGCACCCGCTCAGGCCTCGTCCGCACCCATCGCCCGCTCGCTGTTCGTCCTGTCCGTCTTCTATGGCGGCATGGTCTGCATCGCGGGTGTTCTCGGCAACAAACAGGTTTCGCTCGGGCCGCTCGGCGCGATCGGCTCTGCGCTTGGCTTGGGGGACTTGGCGGTGGAAGCCGGCATCTTCGCCTTTCTGCTGCTGGTCGTCGTGTCGAGCGCAGTGGCAGAACTGCATGGCCGCGCCGTTGCCAACCGGCTGGTGTTGCTGGGCTTCATCCCGCTGATCGTCTCGATCCTGCTCTCCGTGGTTGTGCTGGCCCTGCCGGCCGCGCACGAAATGGCGCCGGAGCGGCAGGCAGCCTTCGCCATGATCATGTCCGGCACGCCGCGCATCTGGGCGGGCGGCATCGTCGCTTACGGTATTTCGCAGATCCTCAACGTCACCATCTTCGCGGCGCTCAAGGGGCAGGCGGGGAGCCGGCTGCTCTGGCTGCGCGCCGGCACGGCGAGCGTGCTCTCGCAGATCGTCGATACGCTGCTGTTCGTCACCATCGCCTTTTACGGTGTCTTCCCCATCGGAGCGCTGCTGGTGGGGCAGATGCTCGCCAAGGTTCTGCTCTCGGCGCTGCTTGTGCCACCGGTCATCTATGCGTTCGTGGCATTGGGGCGCCGGCTCGACCGGTAA
- a CDS encoding NupC/NupG family nucleoside CNT transporter has translation MPILIGLVGIVAILAIAVLLSGNRRAIRLRVVAAAFALQAGIALLVLYVPAGKAAIAAMSHGVGNLLGYAQAGTNFIFGPLARPEVGGTSFAIAALPVIIFFASLVSILYYLGIMQFVIRWVGGAIQKVTGISRVESLCCAANVFVGQSESPLVIRPYLASLTPAQLFTVMTSGMAGVAGTILAAYASMGIQIDYLLAAAFMAAPGGILMAKIIMPDNPDDAEIEPVILPDATHEEEKPANLIMAAAQGAQTGVKLAVAVGAMVLAFVALVALANGLLGGVGNWFGYPDLSFQLLIGKLFAPVMLLLNIPWNEAQVAGGLFGTKVVLNEFVAFIELGQVQATLSPATVAITTFALCGFANFSSIAIQMAVTGSLAPNQRPMIARLGIKALIAGSLANLMSAALAGLMLSL, from the coding sequence ATGCCCATCCTCATCGGCCTCGTTGGCATCGTCGCGATTCTTGCCATCGCCGTGCTGCTCTCCGGCAACCGGCGCGCCATCCGCCTGCGCGTGGTCGCCGCCGCCTTCGCCTTGCAGGCCGGCATCGCCCTGCTCGTTCTCTACGTACCCGCCGGCAAGGCCGCCATCGCCGCCATGTCGCATGGCGTGGGCAATCTGCTCGGCTATGCGCAGGCCGGCACGAACTTCATCTTCGGGCCGCTCGCCCGGCCGGAGGTCGGCGGCACCAGCTTTGCCATCGCCGCCCTGCCCGTCATCATCTTCTTCGCGAGCCTCGTCTCGATCCTTTACTATCTTGGCATCATGCAGTTCGTCATTCGCTGGGTCGGCGGCGCCATCCAGAAGGTGACGGGCATCTCCCGCGTGGAGAGCCTGTGCTGCGCGGCCAATGTGTTCGTCGGCCAGAGCGAAAGCCCGCTCGTCATCCGGCCTTATCTCGCCAGCCTCACGCCCGCCCAGCTCTTCACCGTGATGACGAGCGGCATGGCCGGCGTGGCAGGCACGATCCTAGCCGCCTATGCCTCGATGGGCATCCAGATCGATTATCTGCTCGCCGCCGCCTTCATGGCCGCGCCGGGTGGCATCTTGATGGCCAAGATCATCATGCCGGACAATCCCGACGATGCCGAGATCGAGCCGGTCATCCTGCCCGATGCCACGCATGAGGAGGAGAAGCCCGCCAATCTCATCATGGCGGCCGCGCAAGGCGCGCAGACCGGCGTGAAGCTGGCCGTCGCGGTCGGCGCGATGGTGCTTGCCTTCGTGGCGCTGGTCGCGCTGGCCAATGGCCTGCTCGGCGGGGTCGGCAACTGGTTCGGCTATCCCGATCTCAGCTTCCAGCTGCTGATCGGCAAGCTGTTCGCGCCGGTGATGCTGCTGCTCAACATTCCCTGGAACGAGGCGCAGGTCGCGGGCGGACTGTTCGGCACCAAGGTCGTGCTCAACGAGTTCGTGGCCTTTATCGAGCTGGGGCAGGTGCAAGCCACGCTATCGCCCGCCACGGTGGCGATCACCACCTTTGCGCTGTGCGGCTTCGCCAATTTCTCCTCCATCGCCATCCAGATGGCGGTGACCGGCAGCCTAGCCCCCAATCAGCGGCCGATGATCGCCCGGCTCGGCATCAAGGCCCTGATCGCCGGTAGCCTCGCCAATCTGATGAGTGCGGCGCTGGCCGGGCTGATGCTGAGCCTCTGA
- a CDS encoding glutathione S-transferase family protein, which yields MLKLIIGNKVYSSWSLRGWLAAKQSGLPFETVLVPLYDEAWEARKAQPDLAVSNGKVPTLWDGDIAVWDSLAIIDYLDALSGDARFWPQDKAALALARSMAAEMHSGYQPLRQTCGMNTRHILPPRDLGPDVAANVARIVDVWAQARTRFGAEGDYLFGSFGAVDIMFAPVVSRFVTYSIAVPPAARAYMDDILAHPWMREWLDDAAQESWVIPRLEPAGGV from the coding sequence ATGCTGAAGCTCATCATCGGCAACAAGGTCTATTCGAGCTGGTCGCTGCGCGGTTGGCTGGCCGCCAAGCAATCCGGCCTGCCGTTCGAGACAGTGCTGGTCCCGCTCTACGATGAGGCGTGGGAAGCCCGCAAGGCGCAGCCGGATCTCGCAGTCTCCAATGGTAAGGTGCCGACTCTGTGGGATGGCGACATCGCCGTGTGGGACAGTCTTGCCATCATCGACTATCTCGATGCGCTCTCCGGCGACGCTCGCTTCTGGCCGCAGGACAAGGCAGCGCTGGCGCTGGCCCGCTCGATGGCGGCGGAAATGCATTCCGGTTACCAGCCGCTGCGCCAGACCTGCGGCATGAACACCCGCCACATCCTCCCCCCGCGCGATCTCGGCCCCGATGTCGCCGCCAATGTGGCGCGCATCGTGGACGTGTGGGCACAGGCCCGCACGCGGTTCGGGGCAGAGGGCGATTATCTCTTCGGCTCCTTCGGCGCGGTGGACATCATGTTCGCGCCGGTCGTCTCGCGCTTCGTCACCTATTCCATCGCAGTACCGCCTGCAGCGCGCGCCTATATGGACGACATCCTCGCCCACCCATGGATGCGCGAATGGCTGGACGATGCCGCGCAGGAAAGCTGGGTTATCCCACGGCTGGAGCCCGCGGGCGGGGTTTAA
- a CDS encoding cupin domain-containing protein has protein sequence MPKIEIEQVEQSNSTGYPPPFNEPVAGRWHRRLGRHAGLTHLGASHVVLEPGAWSSQRHWHLGEDEFLIMLSGQAVLIEDEGETILHPGDCVAWAAGVANGHHLVNRSDTNCTFICLSAGDRDAGGRYSDIDMIFTAGGYQHRDGAPYGTERLP, from the coding sequence ATGCCCAAGATCGAGATCGAGCAGGTGGAGCAGAGCAACAGCACGGGCTATCCGCCGCCGTTCAACGAGCCGGTGGCCGGGCGCTGGCACCGGCGGCTGGGGCGCCATGCCGGCCTGACGCATCTGGGCGCCAGCCATGTCGTGCTGGAGCCGGGCGCCTGGTCCTCGCAGCGGCACTGGCATCTGGGCGAGGATGAGTTTCTGATCATGCTGTCCGGGCAGGCGGTGCTGATCGAGGACGAAGGCGAGACCATCCTGCACCCCGGCGATTGCGTGGCCTGGGCCGCGGGCGTCGCCAATGGCCACCATCTCGTCAATCGCAGCGATACGAATTGCACCTTCATCTGCCTGAGCGCGGGAGATCGCGATGCTGGCGGGCGCTATTCCGATATCGACATGATCTTCACGGCCGGCGGCTATCAGCATCGCGATGGCGCGCCTTATGGGACTGAGCGATTGCCTTGA
- the dapE gene encoding succinyl-diaminopimelate desuccinylase, producing the protein MSNAPSLTDPVALAEALIACPSVTPATGAVFDALEAMLTPLGFTVERFIDGEPPHGPVENLLAVRRTGDGPHVAFAGHLDVVPPGEGWTSDAFQPERRGELLYGRGAVDMKSSIAVFVAAIARADAEGTSLPGTISLLITGDEEGDAVHGTRALMRHMAERGVTPDVCLVGEPTSVHRLGDMIKIGRRGSVNMWISVEGMQGHVAYPHLAKNPISPLVRILSAIEAIELDQGTDWFQPSNIEITDLHVGNPATNIIPAKATARISIRFNDLHRGEDLVARIRTLVEAEGGTLRAMISGESFFTQPGPFSSLISEAIAAETGLTPELSTSGGTSDARFLSALCPVVEFGLLNATMHKLDEAVSLADIESLTRIYKRILSAAPTLG; encoded by the coding sequence ATGAGCAACGCCCCGTCCCTCACCGATCCTGTCGCGCTTGCCGAAGCGCTGATTGCCTGCCCGTCCGTCACACCGGCGACCGGCGCGGTGTTCGATGCGCTGGAAGCGATGCTGACCCCGCTCGGCTTTACCGTCGAGCGCTTCATCGATGGCGAGCCGCCGCACGGGCCGGTGGAGAATCTATTGGCGGTCCGTCGGACGGGCGATGGCCCGCATGTCGCCTTTGCCGGCCATCTGGACGTGGTGCCCCCCGGCGAAGGCTGGACGAGCGACGCCTTCCAGCCCGAGCGGCGCGGCGAGTTGCTCTACGGGCGCGGCGCTGTGGACATGAAGAGTTCCATCGCGGTGTTCGTCGCGGCGATCGCGAGGGCCGACGCCGAGGGCACCTCGCTGCCCGGCACGATCAGCCTGCTCATCACTGGGGATGAGGAGGGCGACGCCGTCCACGGCACCCGCGCGCTGATGCGCCACATGGCCGAGCGCGGCGTGACGCCCGATGTCTGCCTCGTCGGCGAGCCGACCTCGGTCCACCGCCTTGGCGACATGATCAAGATCGGCCGGCGCGGCTCGGTGAACATGTGGATCAGCGTTGAGGGCATGCAGGGCCATGTCGCCTATCCGCATCTGGCGAAAAACCCAATCTCGCCGCTGGTGCGCATTTTGTCCGCCATTGAGGCGATCGAACTGGATCAGGGCACCGACTGGTTCCAGCCCAGCAATATCGAGATCACCGACCTGCATGTCGGCAATCCAGCAACCAATATCATTCCCGCAAAGGCCACGGCCCGCATCTCGATCCGCTTCAACGATCTGCATCGCGGCGAGGATCTGGTTGCCCGAATCCGCACCCTGGTGGAGGCCGAAGGCGGCACGCTGCGCGCCATGATCAGCGGCGAGTCGTTCTTCACCCAGCCGGGTCCGTTTTCCAGCCTGATTAGCGAGGCGATCGCCGCCGAAACCGGCCTCACACCGGAGCTGTCCACCAGCGGCGGCACCTCGGATGCCCGGTTCCTCTCGGCGCTTTGCCCGGTCGTGGAGTTCGGTCTGCTGAATGCGACGATGCACAAGCTGGATGAGGCGGTGTCGCTGGCCGACATCGAAAGCCTCACGCGCATCTACAAGCGGATCCTGAGCGCAGCCCCAACGCTCGGTTGA
- a CDS encoding PEPxxWA-CTERM sorting domain-containing protein, translating into MNMNLFAKASAIALGLAAVTPAQAVTFLYFPGTSAPTAGYNVINQFDTTAGITGSNFQINTPPSNSTGAPPAYATFGSSSYLSVLANGSATINFGAASAVEFDWGSIDAYNTLTVLLDGGSSFVITPGGNFTNDADGNQILANTNGLFQIFAEGNEKIVGLTLESSRNSFEIDNLATVPVPEPATWAMMIAGLGLVGGVMRRRAGATSVTFA; encoded by the coding sequence ATGAACATGAACCTCTTTGCCAAGGCGTCTGCGATCGCCCTCGGCCTTGCCGCGGTTACCCCGGCGCAGGCCGTGACCTTCCTGTACTTCCCCGGCACGTCCGCACCGACGGCAGGCTACAATGTGATCAACCAGTTCGACACGACGGCTGGCATCACCGGCTCGAACTTCCAGATCAACACGCCGCCGTCCAACTCGACCGGCGCGCCGCCGGCCTATGCGACGTTCGGTTCGTCTTCCTATCTGTCGGTTCTCGCCAACGGTTCTGCGACGATCAACTTCGGCGCTGCCAGCGCGGTGGAGTTCGACTGGGGTTCGATCGACGCCTACAACACGCTGACCGTTCTGCTGGACGGTGGCTCCAGCTTCGTCATCACGCCGGGCGGCAACTTCACCAATGACGCCGACGGCAACCAGATCCTGGCGAACACCAATGGCCTGTTCCAGATCTTCGCTGAGGGTAACGAGAAGATCGTGGGCCTGACGCTGGAATCGAGCCGCAACTCGTTCGAGATCGACAATCTCGCGACCGTTCCGGTTCCGGAGCCCGCCACCTGGGCGATGATGATCGCCGGCCTCGGCCTGGTCGGTGGCGTGATGCGTCGCCGCGCTGGCGCCACGAGCGTCACCTTCGCCTGA
- a CDS encoding Smr/MutS family protein has protein sequence MARRVLTPDERALWGKLTRTVTPLRRVRPLPPVEPVSAAAFAAALDTPKPVKGRIPPSRPVAPPPSPPAPVAVPVLDGSWEKRIRSGRIIPDHAIDLHGLNLAAAHIRLERAIGDALAQGWRVLLVVTGKPRPAPAPGETRRRGAIRAEIGDWLARSAHAHRIASVRQAHPRHGGDGALYVILRRSN, from the coding sequence GTGGCCCGGCGGGTTCTCACGCCCGATGAGCGCGCGCTCTGGGGCAAGCTGACCCGTACGGTGACACCCCTGCGGCGGGTCCGTCCGCTTCCACCGGTGGAGCCGGTCTCGGCAGCGGCTTTTGCTGCGGCGCTGGATACGCCCAAGCCGGTGAAGGGCCGAATTCCACCGAGTCGTCCCGTGGCGCCGCCGCCATCCCCGCCGGCGCCCGTCGCCGTGCCCGTGCTGGACGGCAGCTGGGAGAAGCGCATTCGCTCCGGGCGGATTATTCCCGATCATGCCATCGATCTGCACGGCCTCAATCTGGCGGCAGCGCATATCCGGCTGGAACGGGCCATCGGCGATGCCCTCGCGCAGGGCTGGCGGGTGCTGCTGGTGGTGACCGGCAAGCCGCGGCCCGCCCCGGCGCCCGGCGAAACCCGGCGACGTGGCGCGATTCGCGCGGAAATCGGTGATTGGCTGGCGAGGAGCGCCCATGCCCACCGCATCGCCAGCGTTCGCCAGGCCCATCCCCGCCATGGCGGGGATGGCGCGCTCTACGTGATTTTGCGCCGCAGCAATTAG
- a CDS encoding murein transglycosylase A, which translates to MPARFQTRFKQLSALASALALAACGSMIPPGGPGQRPVPSRPSSPATPPQPATPRPPLTPVPAPTPAPDQAELAPAVAAGLTPGPAIDTVLPAASERMGQALRAFRLSCPSLLRRRDQSGLTGNADWQTACAAAASWSEANAREFFRRYFETVQVGDGKAFATGYYEPEIAGCRTRATGCETPIYRKPDDLIEVDLGLFSESLKGRRIRGKVQGSSFVPYDDRAAITAGVLDGRGLELAYAVDPVELFFLEVQGSGRLRLPDGGIMRIGYAGQNGRDYTGIGRLMRDRGLIQIGSMQDIMSWLRANPAQGQSIMNENKSYVFFQELTGPGPLGALGVPVTAEVSVAADPTFVPLGAPVLLSLDRVEPNGLWIAQDTGGAIKGSNRFDTFWGAGERARGIAGGMSARGSALLLLPIGTYARLTAGR; encoded by the coding sequence ATGCCGGCTCGTTTTCAGACTCGTTTCAAGCAGCTTTCCGCTCTGGCAAGCGCGCTGGCGCTTGCGGCGTGCGGGAGCATGATTCCGCCGGGTGGGCCTGGTCAGAGACCCGTCCCCTCCCGGCCTTCTTCGCCCGCCACGCCGCCGCAACCGGCAACCCCGCGTCCGCCGCTTACCCCGGTCCCTGCGCCTACCCCTGCGCCCGATCAGGCTGAGCTGGCGCCCGCCGTGGCGGCCGGCCTGACGCCGGGGCCAGCGATCGACACGGTTCTGCCGGCCGCATCCGAGCGGATGGGGCAAGCCTTGCGGGCTTTCCGCCTCTCCTGCCCCTCGCTGCTGCGTCGGCGCGACCAGAGCGGCCTCACCGGCAATGCCGACTGGCAAACGGCCTGCGCGGCGGCGGCAAGCTGGAGCGAGGCAAACGCGCGGGAATTCTTCCGGCGCTATTTCGAAACCGTGCAGGTCGGTGACGGCAAGGCATTCGCGACCGGCTATTACGAACCGGAAATCGCTGGCTGCCGCACGCGCGCCACGGGCTGCGAGACGCCGATCTATCGCAAGCCGGACGATCTCATCGAGGTCGATCTCGGCCTGTTCAGCGAAAGCCTCAAGGGTCGGCGCATCAGGGGCAAGGTGCAGGGCTCCAGCTTCGTGCCCTATGATGACCGGGCGGCCATCACCGCAGGCGTGCTGGACGGGCGTGGTCTGGAACTGGCCTATGCCGTCGATCCGGTCGAGTTGTTCTTCCTCGAGGTGCAGGGCAGCGGGCGGTTGCGCCTGCCTGATGGCGGGATCATGCGCATCGGCTATGCCGGGCAGAATGGGCGCGATTATACCGGCATCGGCCGGCTGATGCGGGACCGGGGGCTGATCCAGATCGGCTCGATGCAGGACATCATGAGCTGGCTGCGCGCCAATCCGGCGCAGGGCCAGTCGATCATGAACGAGAATAAAAGCTACGTCTTCTTCCAGGAGCTGACCGGTCCCGGGCCGCTGGGTGCGCTGGGCGTGCCGGTGACGGCGGAGGTGAGCGTCGCGGCCGACCCCACCTTCGTGCCGCTCGGCGCGCCGGTGCTGCTGTCGCTCGACCGGGTCGAGCCCAACGGGCTCTGGATCGCACAGGATACCGGTGGGGCCATCAAGGGCAGCAATCGCTTCGATACCTTCTGGGGTGCCGGTGAGCGCGCTCGCGGCATCGCCGGCGGCATGTCTGCCCGTGGGAGCGCCCTGCTGCTGCTGCCGATCGGCACCTATGCCCGCCTGACCGCTGGCCGCTGA
- a CDS encoding Tim44/TimA family putative adaptor protein, producing the protein MTVIVVLAMIFALLALRLYSVLGKRTGHEQRQLPTPADDRPAAPMPSSGQVDNRTPAQRAADNAVAVPAQPGLRAIIATDRNFDVAQFLGGAKAAYGMILEAYWKGDRETLRTYCADDVYEAFSAAIDQREADGLTMDNKLVRIEDARIDAARVESGTAFIAIHFEADLSAITRDRDGNVVAGSLDDAISTAETWTFSRNLSSRDPNWELVETDEG; encoded by the coding sequence GTGACCGTCATCGTCGTGCTGGCCATGATCTTCGCACTGCTGGCGTTGCGGCTTTACTCTGTGCTCGGCAAGCGCACGGGTCATGAGCAGCGGCAGCTTCCCACGCCGGCCGACGATCGTCCGGCCGCGCCCATGCCGTCCTCCGGGCAGGTCGACAATCGCACGCCCGCTCAGCGCGCGGCCGACAATGCGGTGGCAGTGCCAGCCCAGCCCGGTCTGCGCGCGATCATCGCGACCGACCGCAACTTCGATGTCGCGCAGTTTCTGGGTGGCGCCAAGGCGGCCTATGGCATGATCCTCGAAGCCTATTGGAAGGGCGACCGCGAGACGCTGCGCACCTATTGCGCGGACGATGTGTATGAGGCGTTCAGCGCCGCCATCGACCAGCGCGAGGCCGATGGGCTGACCATGGACAACAAGCTCGTCCGCATCGAGGACGCGCGGATCGACGCTGCGCGCGTCGAGAGCGGCACCGCCTTCATCGCGATCCACTTCGAAGCGGATCTGTCCGCCATCACGCGTGACCGGGACGGCAATGTCGTGGCCGGATCGCTGGACGATGCCATCTCCACGGCGGAAACCTGGACGTTCAGCCGCAATCTCTCCAGCCGCGATCCCAATTGGGAGCTGGTGGAGACGGACGAAGGCTGA
- the secB gene encoding protein-export chaperone SecB encodes MTDTTDTVANGADTQPQIGLIAQYVKDLSFENPNAPAVYQWQEQPQIDINFNISNNQIADDVYEVALKVSAKAVAEQGTAFAVELVFAGLFGIRNVPDDQMRPFLYAEAPRLLFPFARRVLADAVQDGGFPPLMLDPIDFGALYVQQQAQIEAAAQGEPAGHA; translated from the coding sequence ATGACCGACACGACCGACACCGTCGCCAATGGCGCCGACACCCAGCCCCAGATCGGCCTGATCGCGCAATATGTGAAGGATCTCTCGTTCGAGAACCCGAACGCGCCGGCCGTCTACCAGTGGCAGGAGCAGCCGCAGATCGACATCAACTTCAACATCAGCAACAACCAGATTGCCGATGATGTGTACGAAGTCGCGCTGAAGGTGAGCGCTAAGGCCGTGGCCGAGCAAGGCACCGCCTTTGCCGTCGAACTGGTGTTCGCCGGCCTCTTCGGCATCCGCAACGTGCCCGATGACCAGATGCGCCCGTTCCTCTATGCCGAGGCGCCCCGCCTGCTCTTCCCCTTCGCCCGCCGCGTGCTGGCCGATGCGGTGCAGGATGGCGGCTTCCCGCCGCTCATGCTCGATCCCATCGATTTCGGCGCCCTGTACGTCCAGCAGCAGGCGCAGATCGAGGCCGCCGCGCAGGGCGAGCCCGCCGGCCACGCCTGA
- the murJ gene encoding murein biosynthesis integral membrane protein MurJ, translating into MSLLRSTGTIGALTLVSRVLGMVRDMLMARYVGAGFASDAFLIAWRLPNLFRALFAEGAFSAAFVPMFNRIMGKEGADDPEAGRAAAIRFAGQVLSVLFPILVALTIVMMLAAGPVVWAMTGGFPDGGPEKFALARHLTIITFPYLGLISLTSLLGGILNSFNRFWVNAAAPSLLNLCMIGALLFFRGDTEIETAVTQAIAVTVSGAMQLLWLIWSCRRIGVALKLSAPRLSPQVKAMLLLIAPAAIGQGAIQINLLISTSLAARFLPQGSVSWIYYADRLNQLPLGLIGIGVGTAMLPLISRQIGAGDTRAANETQNRALELALFLALPAAIALFVSAVPIIRGVFQHGAFTAEDTLGAAAVLAAFAPGVPAYVLIKVLTPGFYARADTKTPVRIAFIAMLVNLVGNLTLIWRFGAAGIAASTALSAWVNVALLYWTLSRKEHLTLDARFRAKALRIVAAGALMGAALWAGNQLLDAHMAAGFWRRLIALGLLCGGGGLVYAIAAIGFGAYRIAELKAQLRRRPR; encoded by the coding sequence ATGAGCCTGCTGCGCTCTACCGGCACCATCGGCGCCCTCACCCTCGTCAGCCGCGTCCTCGGCATGGTGCGGGACATGCTGATGGCGCGCTACGTCGGCGCCGGCTTCGCGTCGGACGCCTTCCTGATCGCCTGGCGCCTGCCCAACCTGTTCCGCGCCCTGTTCGCGGAAGGCGCTTTCTCCGCCGCCTTCGTGCCGATGTTCAACCGCATCATGGGCAAGGAGGGCGCCGATGATCCGGAGGCCGGACGCGCGGCAGCGATTCGCTTTGCCGGTCAGGTGCTCTCGGTCCTCTTCCCCATCCTCGTCGCGCTCACCATCGTCATGATGCTCGCCGCCGGACCGGTCGTGTGGGCGATGACCGGCGGCTTCCCGGATGGTGGTCCTGAGAAGTTCGCGCTCGCGCGCCATCTCACCATCATTACCTTCCCCTATCTCGGGCTGATCTCGCTCACCTCGCTGCTCGGCGGCATCCTCAACAGCTTCAACCGCTTCTGGGTCAATGCCGCAGCGCCGTCCCTGCTCAACCTGTGCATGATCGGGGCGCTGCTGTTCTTCCGGGGGGACACGGAGATCGAAACGGCCGTCACTCAAGCGATTGCCGTCACCGTCTCCGGGGCGATGCAATTGCTCTGGCTGATCTGGTCCTGCCGCCGGATCGGCGTGGCCCTGAAGCTGTCGGCCCCGCGCCTCTCGCCACAGGTGAAGGCGATGCTGCTGCTGATCGCGCCCGCCGCCATCGGCCAGGGCGCCATACAGATCAACCTGCTCATTTCCACCTCGCTTGCAGCGCGCTTCCTGCCGCAAGGCTCGGTGAGCTGGATCTATTATGCCGACCGGCTGAACCAGCTTCCGCTCGGCCTGATCGGCATCGGCGTGGGCACTGCGATGCTGCCGCTCATCTCCCGCCAGATCGGCGCCGGCGACACCCGCGCCGCCAATGAGACGCAGAACCGCGCGCTGGAACTGGCGCTGTTCCTCGCCTTGCCCGCCGCGATCGCCCTGTTCGTCTCGGCCGTGCCGATCATCCGCGGCGTCTTTCAGCATGGCGCCTTCACGGCGGAAGACACGCTCGGCGCGGCCGCCGTGCTCGCCGCCTTCGCACCGGGCGTCCCCGCCTATGTGCTCATCAAGGTGTTGACCCCCGGCTTCTACGCCCGTGCCGACACGAAAACGCCCGTGCGCATCGCGTTCATTGCCATGCTGGTCAATCTGGTCGGCAATCTCACGCTGATCTGGCGGTTCGGTGCCGCCGGCATTGCGGCTTCCACGGCTCTCTCGGCCTGGGTGAACGTCGCGCTGCTCTACTGGACGCTCAGCCGCAAGGAGCACCTCACCCTCGACGCACGCTTCCGCGCCAAGGCGCTGCGCATCGTCGCAGCGGGCGCGCTGATGGGCGCCGCGCTCTGGGCGGGCAACCAGCTTCTCGACGCGCATATGGCCGCCGGCTTCTGGCGCCGCCTCATCGCGCTCGGCCTGCTCTGCGGTGGCGGCGGGCTGGTCTACGCCATCGCCGCCATCGGCTTTGGCGCCTATCGCATTGCCGAACTGAAGGCGCAGTTGCGGCGCAGACCGCGCTGA
- the trpS gene encoding tryptophan--tRNA ligase has protein sequence MRVLSGIQPTGNLHLGNYLGAIRNWVRMQDEMDSDSHCFFFLADMHSITVHETREQRLANVRDMAAALVACGIDPDRSVLFNQARVPAHAELCWLLNGTARIGWLNRMTQFKDKAGKNREGASVGLFVYPVLQAADVLLYQATHVPVGEDQKQHLELTRDIAVKFNADFGVELFTLPDPIIPKETARIMSLRDGTAKMSKSDPSDMSRINLTDDSDTIVQKVRKAKTDAEPLPAEAAGLAGRAEALNLVGIYATLSGTTPDAVCAQFAGQGFGAFKPALADLLVTHLAPIRERFIALQEDHAALDAILEKGAAAAAKAAEPTLRGAYEAMGLMR, from the coding sequence ATGCGCGTGCTCTCCGGCATCCAGCCGACCGGTAATCTCCATCTGGGCAATTATCTGGGCGCGATCCGCAACTGGGTGCGGATGCAGGATGAGATGGATTCGGACTCGCACTGCTTCTTCTTCCTAGCGGACATGCACTCGATCACCGTCCACGAGACGCGCGAGCAAAGGCTGGCCAATGTGCGGGACATGGCGGCTGCGCTCGTCGCGTGCGGCATCGACCCGGATCGCTCCGTGCTGTTCAATCAGGCGCGCGTGCCGGCTCATGCCGAGCTGTGCTGGTTGCTCAATGGCACGGCGCGGATCGGCTGGCTGAACCGCATGACCCAGTTCAAGGACAAGGCCGGCAAGAATCGCGAGGGCGCCAGCGTCGGCCTGTTCGTCTACCCGGTTCTGCAGGCCGCCGACGTGCTGCTGTATCAGGCCACCCATGTGCCCGTAGGCGAGGACCAGAAGCAGCATCTGGAGCTGACCCGCGACATTGCGGTCAAGTTCAACGCCGATTTCGGCGTGGAGCTGTTCACCCTGCCCGATCCGATCATCCCCAAGGAGACAGCGCGGATCATGAGCCTGCGCGATGGCACGGCCAAGATGTCCAAGTCCGACCCCAGCGACATGAGCCGGATCAACCTGACGGACGACAGCGACACCATCGTGCAGAAGGTGCGCAAGGCCAAGACGGATGCCGAGCCGCTGCCCGCCGAGGCGGCCGGTCTGGCCGGGCGGGCCGAGGCGCTCAATCTGGTCGGCATCTACGCCACCCTTTCGGGCACCACGCCCGATGCGGTGTGCGCGCAGTTCGCCGGGCAGGGCTTTGGCGCCTTCAAGCCTGCGCTGGCCGATCTTCTGGTGACGCACCTCGCGCCGATCCGGGAGCGGTTCATTGCGCTGCAGGAAGATCATGCCGCGCTCGATGCCATATTGGAGAAGGGTGCGGCGGCGGCCGCAAAGGCAGCCGAGCCCACCCTGCGCGGCGCCTATGAGGCGATGGGATTGATGCGCTGA